In Leisingera sp. NJS204, the following are encoded in one genomic region:
- a CDS encoding FliM/FliN family flagellar motor C-terminal domain-containing protein translates to MSETEAAEAGSGKQNVLARKLAATKEGVGALTSSLTLKALRRSVARAAADLCGLPVAVLAARQSNRIPEDLADQLSDKDLLVVLDCPHGRMGAASMDAPTVTALIQQQTIGTVMGKAPDERHYTPTDAAMTAEFLERTFGKVFAMLDGQADQAIFTGYRFGAQVENVRSLVLGMEAEDYRVIELNLDLACGAMQGVMKLILPEPTAEELQDGQGSGAQGPSLGRNLGAIRAELSAVLCKMRVPLRDFAGLKVGDSLPLDSAFLYETDLLTIGGQSIAQGRLGQMNGARAVRLNQSGARLAGDAGAEGMGFSDGAGADMMGGGPPALDMGIAAQGLQDPMDDAGLPALEAAPGLGGGGLGMDGDGLPALGDGGFDGGMGGMDDAMGGMGAMDLPGLGDDAALGMDGLDGGLPDLPDLPAVDLGDFDPGDAAAEISQLAGLDGALPGNN, encoded by the coding sequence ATGTCTGAAACAGAAGCAGCAGAGGCAGGCAGCGGCAAGCAAAATGTGCTTGCACGCAAGCTGGCAGCGACAAAGGAAGGTGTTGGGGCGCTTACCAGTTCCTTGACGCTGAAAGCATTGCGCCGGTCGGTGGCGCGGGCAGCTGCGGACCTGTGCGGGTTGCCGGTGGCAGTTCTGGCAGCCCGGCAATCCAACCGCATTCCCGAGGATCTGGCTGACCAGCTGTCGGATAAGGATCTTCTGGTGGTGCTGGACTGTCCGCATGGCAGAATGGGTGCGGCCAGCATGGATGCACCCACGGTGACAGCGCTGATCCAGCAGCAGACCATCGGTACGGTGATGGGCAAAGCACCGGACGAGCGTCACTATACTCCGACAGATGCAGCCATGACGGCAGAGTTTCTGGAACGCACCTTTGGCAAGGTGTTTGCGATGCTGGATGGCCAGGCGGATCAGGCAATCTTTACCGGTTACCGCTTTGGCGCACAGGTTGAAAATGTGCGCAGTCTGGTGCTGGGCATGGAGGCTGAGGATTACCGGGTGATCGAGCTGAACCTGGACCTGGCCTGCGGCGCCATGCAGGGCGTGATGAAGCTGATACTTCCGGAACCCACTGCCGAAGAACTGCAGGACGGCCAGGGAAGCGGTGCGCAAGGTCCATCTCTGGGCCGCAACCTTGGGGCTATCCGGGCGGAGCTGTCGGCTGTTTTGTGCAAGATGCGGGTGCCCCTGAGGGATTTTGCCGGTCTCAAGGTCGGCGATTCGCTGCCGCTGGATTCCGCCTTTCTGTATGAAACCGACCTGCTGACCATTGGCGGCCAGTCGATTGCACAGGGGCGCCTGGGCCAAATGAACGGCGCGCGTGCAGTCCGGCTGAATCAGTCCGGGGCCAGGCTGGCAGGCGATGCCGGGGCAGAAGGAATGGGGTTCTCCGACGGGGCAGGCGCCGACATGATGGGCGGCGGACCTCCGGCGCTCGATATGGGAATTGCCGCGCAGGGCCTGCAGGACCCGATGGACGACGCGGGCCTGCCGGCATTGGAAGCGGCACCGGGTCTGGGCGGCGGCGGTCTTGGCATGGACGGCGATGGGCTTCCTGCGCTGGGTGACGGCGGTTTTGACGGCGGCATGGGCGGCATGGATGACGCAATGGGTGGAATGGGCGCAATGGATTTGCCCGGTCTCGGCGACGATGCCGCTTTGGGCATGGATGGGCTGGACGGCGGGCTGCCTGACTTGCCTGACCTTCCCGCGGTCGACTTGGGGGATTTTGACCCGGGGGATGCCGCGGCAGAAATCTCCCAATTGGCAGGGCTGGACGGCGCATTGCCAGGAAACAACTGA
- a CDS encoding YeeE/YedE family protein, giving the protein METDWILGLAGGMLVGLGGAVYLLGNGRIMGASGILGGLLDGSGRSSAAEKLAFITGLVAVPLLIGLLAGTPETHVTSSATVLIIAGLLVGLGTRMANGCTSGHGVCGVSRLSLRGITAAAAFMLAGILTLAVLRQVMGVI; this is encoded by the coding sequence ATGGAAACGGATTGGATTTTGGGCTTGGCGGGCGGCATGCTGGTCGGGCTTGGCGGTGCCGTCTATCTTTTGGGCAACGGCCGTATAATGGGTGCCAGCGGTATTCTGGGCGGGCTGCTGGATGGCAGCGGCCGCAGCTCTGCAGCCGAAAAACTGGCCTTCATCACAGGTTTGGTTGCCGTGCCGCTGCTGATTGGTCTGCTGGCCGGTACACCGGAAACCCATGTTACCAGCAGCGCCACCGTGCTGATCATTGCCGGGTTGCTGGTCGGCCTTGGCACGCGGATGGCCAACGGCTGCACCTCCGGTCACGGTGTCTGCGGTGTTTCCCGGCTGTCCTTGCGTGGCATCACCGCGGCGGCGGCATTCATGCTGGCAGGCATCCTGACGCTGGCAGTTCTGCGCCAGGTTATGGGAGTGATCTGA
- a CDS encoding ATP-binding protein, translated as MASLNVLAVVCLAYVAFLFFIAFWADRMATRGKSAAWMRSPLIYTLSLSIYCTAWTFYGAVGYAARSGLEFVTIYLGPSLVMIGWWWGLRKLVRIGRSQRITSIADLLSSRYGKSNLLAAGVTILAVIGVTPYISLQLQSITLSFAIFAEADPLRSYNETYTVFWVAAGLAVFAILFGTRNLNANERHHGVVTAVALEAIVKLAALLAVGVFVVWGVAGGVGETLQRIDASQIGQWNVDGSRWATVTFLAAAAFVCLPRMFQVMVVENEDERHLRIASWAFPLYLLLISMFVVPIAAVGLELLPAGANPDMFVLTVPLQQGQQGLAVLSFLGGFSSATSMVIVAAMALSTMVSNHIVMPVWLRLQNRRASVSGDVRDVVLLSRRVSIAVIMALGYFYYHLSGGAAALAAIGLISFAGVAQILPSLVGGLFWRGATRSGALAGLTVGFAIWLYTMLLPALGGGLLPEHILRDGLFGLSWLRPEALFGIEAMDPTVHAVLWSMSLNALVFCLVSLMSFPSPLERLQGAQFVNVFDHSAGPRGWTGSVAQCEDLMIMSQRILGAAEAQAFFQRERLRQGGRGPLPEPTPAFLERLERELSASIGAAAAHAMIGQIAGGSSVSVADLLAVADETAQMLEYSSRLETQSAELTATARKLRETNEKLTQISEQKDAFLSQVSHELRTPMTSIRAFSEILRDDGQLSAQDQRHYAGIIHDETLRLTRLLNDLLDLSVLENGQVSLNMSAGALPDVLDHAVAAALAGSDRPLKVCRNPATEGVRISSDLDRLAQVFINLIANAQKYCDAAEPELSISASATSGWLQIDFTDNGSGVPTEFQQMIFEKFSRVSPERAGGAGLGLAICREVMQRLGGNVSYLPGHGGGAFRVSLPAAGEKAA; from the coding sequence ATGGCCTCGCTGAATGTGCTTGCGGTTGTCTGTCTCGCCTATGTGGCGTTTCTGTTTTTCATTGCCTTCTGGGCCGACCGGATGGCAACCCGCGGCAAAAGCGCCGCCTGGATGCGTTCGCCGTTGATCTACACGTTGTCGCTGTCAATCTATTGCACCGCCTGGACTTTTTACGGCGCGGTTGGCTATGCCGCGCGCTCAGGTCTGGAGTTCGTAACGATCTACCTTGGCCCGTCGCTGGTGATGATCGGTTGGTGGTGGGGGTTGCGCAAACTGGTGCGGATCGGGCGCAGCCAGCGGATCACGTCAATCGCGGACCTGTTGTCGTCGCGCTATGGCAAGTCGAACCTGCTGGCGGCCGGCGTGACGATCCTCGCGGTGATTGGCGTCACGCCCTATATTTCGCTGCAGTTGCAATCCATCACGCTGTCCTTTGCCATCTTTGCCGAGGCGGATCCGCTGCGAAGCTACAACGAGACCTACACCGTATTCTGGGTGGCGGCGGGGCTGGCGGTTTTTGCCATTCTGTTTGGCACCCGCAACCTGAACGCCAATGAGCGGCACCACGGAGTGGTAACCGCGGTGGCGCTGGAGGCCATCGTCAAGCTGGCGGCGCTGCTGGCAGTTGGGGTGTTTGTGGTCTGGGGCGTGGCCGGCGGCGTGGGAGAGACGCTGCAGAGAATAGACGCCTCGCAGATCGGTCAATGGAATGTCGATGGCAGCCGCTGGGCCACGGTTACCTTTCTGGCCGCGGCGGCCTTTGTCTGCCTGCCGCGGATGTTTCAGGTGATGGTGGTGGAGAACGAGGACGAACGCCACCTGCGCATCGCCTCCTGGGCGTTTCCGCTGTATCTGCTGCTGATTTCGATGTTTGTGGTCCCCATCGCGGCAGTCGGGCTGGAGCTGCTGCCCGCAGGCGCCAACCCGGACATGTTTGTACTGACAGTGCCGCTGCAGCAGGGGCAGCAGGGGTTGGCAGTCCTGTCCTTTCTCGGCGGGTTTTCCTCGGCAACGTCGATGGTGATTGTGGCCGCCATGGCGCTGTCCACAATGGTATCGAACCACATCGTGATGCCGGTCTGGCTGCGGCTGCAGAACCGCCGGGCGTCGGTTTCGGGCGATGTGCGCGATGTAGTGCTGCTGTCGCGCCGGGTATCGATCGCAGTGATCATGGCGCTTGGGTATTTCTATTACCACCTGTCCGGCGGCGCTGCGGCGCTGGCCGCCATCGGCCTCATCTCCTTTGCCGGGGTGGCGCAAATTCTGCCCTCGCTGGTCGGCGGGCTGTTCTGGCGCGGCGCCACCCGCAGCGGCGCACTGGCCGGGCTTACGGTGGGGTTTGCCATCTGGCTCTACACCATGCTGCTGCCGGCATTGGGCGGCGGGCTCTTGCCCGAGCATATCCTGCGTGACGGCTTGTTTGGCCTTAGCTGGCTGCGTCCCGAGGCGCTGTTCGGGATCGAAGCCATGGATCCGACCGTTCACGCCGTTTTGTGGTCGATGAGTCTGAATGCGCTGGTGTTCTGCCTGGTGTCGCTGATGAGCTTCCCCAGCCCGCTGGAGCGGCTGCAGGGTGCGCAATTTGTCAATGTCTTCGACCATTCTGCCGGCCCGCGCGGCTGGACCGGATCTGTGGCGCAATGCGAAGATCTGATGATCATGTCGCAGCGGATTCTGGGGGCTGCAGAAGCGCAAGCGTTCTTTCAGCGCGAGCGGCTGCGGCAAGGCGGCCGCGGCCCGCTGCCTGAACCGACACCGGCCTTTCTGGAACGGCTGGAGCGCGAGCTGAGCGCCTCCATCGGCGCGGCTGCAGCACATGCGATGATTGGCCAGATCGCCGGCGGCTCCTCGGTTTCAGTTGCGGATCTGCTGGCGGTTGCGGATGAAACCGCCCAGATGCTGGAGTATTCCAGCCGCTTGGAGACGCAATCGGCAGAACTGACAGCGACTGCCCGCAAATTGCGGGAAACAAACGAAAAACTTACGCAAATTTCTGAGCAGAAGGACGCTTTCCTTAGTCAGGTCAGCCATGAGCTGCGCACGCCGATGACTTCGATCCGGGCGTTTTCGGAAATCCTGCGCGATGACGGGCAGCTGAGCGCGCAGGATCAGCGTCACTATGCCGGGATCATCCACGACGAAACGCTGCGGCTGACCCGGCTGCTTAACGATCTTCTGGACCTCAGCGTGCTGGAAAACGGCCAGGTGAGCCTCAACATGTCGGCCGGCGCCTTGCCGGACGTGCTGGACCACGCGGTGGCCGCTGCACTGGCGGGATCAGACCGTCCGCTCAAGGTCTGCCGCAATCCCGCAACGGAAGGGGTGCGCATATCCTCCGACCTTGACCGGCTGGCGCAGGTCTTTATCAATTTGATCGCCAATGCCCAGAAGTATTGCGATGCGGCAGAGCCGGAACTGTCCATTTCCGCCTCTGCAACCAGCGGGTGGCTGCAGATCGACTTCACTGACAACGGCAGCGGCGTGCCGACAGAATTTCAACAGATGATTTTCGAAAAGTTCTCGCGTGTCAGCCCCGAGCGGGCAGGCGGTGCGGGGCTTGGCTTGGCAATCTGCCGGGAAGTTATGCAACGGCTGGGCGGCAATGTTTCCTATCTGCCAGGGCACGGCGGCGGTGCGTTCCGGGTTTCCTTACCCGCAGCAGGCGAAAAGGCTGCGTAA
- a CDS encoding DUF6691 family protein: MLRILLALIAGSLFGAGLMLSGMTDTAKVQGWLDVFGRWDPTLGFVMGGALLPMALAWRLAEGRQPAAGGSFPALPRAGLDRRLILGSILFGAGWGLAGLCPGPAMAALSYNGWQGALFLAAMACGMIAAPRFSRHLDRRAANA; the protein is encoded by the coding sequence ATGCTTCGGATTTTACTGGCGCTGATTGCAGGCAGCCTGTTTGGCGCCGGACTAATGCTGTCAGGCATGACTGACACCGCCAAAGTACAAGGGTGGCTGGATGTTTTTGGCCGCTGGGATCCCACACTGGGCTTTGTGATGGGCGGCGCGCTGCTGCCGATGGCACTGGCCTGGCGGCTGGCAGAAGGGCGCCAGCCTGCGGCTGGGGGCAGCTTCCCCGCCCTGCCGCGCGCCGGGCTGGACCGGCGGCTGATCCTTGGATCCATTCTGTTCGGCGCGGGATGGGGCCTGGCGGGGCTCTGCCCCGGTCCTGCAATGGCCGCGCTCAGCTATAACGGCTGGCAGGGCGCGCTGTTCCTGGCGGCGATGGCCTGCGGCATGATAGCCGCTCCCAGGTTCAGCCGGCATCTGGACCGGCGCGCCGCAAACGCGTAA
- a CDS encoding TIGR01244 family sulfur transferase, translating to MDARVITPRYSVSPQISAEDLPAIAGAGFKTVICNRPDAEVPPSHQAEAIRAAAEAAGLRFEVLPLTHQTMTPENAARQRALYEGCEGPVLAYCASGTRCSVVWALSQACDMCADDILLKTAAAGYQLDGLRPALDSLAGN from the coding sequence ATGGATGCACGCGTTATTACCCCCCGCTATTCGGTCTCGCCGCAGATCTCGGCTGAGGACCTGCCCGCCATTGCCGGCGCCGGCTTCAAAACGGTTATCTGCAACAGACCGGACGCGGAAGTGCCGCCCAGCCATCAGGCAGAGGCAATCCGCGCAGCCGCCGAAGCCGCAGGCCTGCGGTTCGAGGTTCTGCCGCTCACCCATCAGACCATGACACCCGAGAACGCAGCCCGCCAGCGGGCGCTGTATGAAGGCTGCGAAGGCCCGGTGCTGGCCTATTGCGCGTCCGGCACCCGCTGTTCAGTGGTCTGGGCGCTCAGCCAGGCCTGCGATATGTGCGCCGATGACATTCTGCTGAAAACCGCGGCTGCCGGCTATCAACTGGACGGGTTGCGGCCAGCCCTTGATTCCCTGGCGGGAAACTAA